Proteins from a single region of Halalkalibaculum roseum:
- the serC gene encoding 3-phosphoserine/phosphohydroxythreonine transaminase — protein sequence MKRVHNFSAGPATLPLEVLEKAQKELVEYKGKGQSLMEMSHRSAEYTEIDQQAKARLSSLLGLGDDFEVMFLQGGASSQFMMAPYNFLRENETADYIDTGRWSDKAITEAKKFGYVHVPYSSSEGNYDRVPKNGELKFSSNPVYVHFTSNNTVAGTQFPTEPETNGVPLVCDASSDFLSRPIDVDKYGIIYAGAQKNVGPAGVTIVIVRKDLLEKAKTEGVPTILRYKTHTGKIFNTPPTFNVYMVNLVLDWIEQKGGLSYFESFSQKKASLLYGEIDKDDFYRGAVEKESRSLMNATYRLPSEELEQKFLSEAAENGLVALKGHRSVGGIRASMYNAMPMESVEALVSFMQEFRDKNG from the coding sequence ATGAAACGCGTACACAACTTTAGTGCAGGACCCGCAACCCTACCTCTGGAAGTACTGGAAAAGGCCCAAAAAGAACTGGTGGAATACAAAGGAAAAGGCCAATCCTTAATGGAAATGAGTCATAGAAGTGCGGAATACACAGAAATTGACCAGCAGGCTAAAGCACGACTGAGCAGCCTCCTCGGCCTCGGCGATGATTTCGAGGTAATGTTCCTGCAGGGAGGAGCCAGCAGTCAGTTTATGATGGCCCCTTATAATTTCCTCAGGGAAAATGAGACGGCAGATTACATCGATACCGGCCGCTGGTCTGACAAAGCCATCACTGAAGCCAAGAAATTTGGGTATGTCCATGTACCCTACAGCAGTTCGGAAGGAAATTATGATCGCGTTCCGAAAAACGGGGAGCTGAAATTCAGCAGCAATCCTGTTTATGTACACTTTACCTCTAATAATACCGTTGCCGGAACGCAGTTTCCCACCGAACCCGAAACAAATGGAGTACCGCTGGTTTGTGATGCCTCTTCCGACTTTCTCTCCAGACCCATTGATGTGGATAAATACGGTATTATCTATGCCGGTGCTCAGAAAAATGTCGGACCTGCAGGCGTGACCATCGTTATCGTAAGGAAAGATTTGCTGGAGAAAGCCAAAACTGAAGGTGTACCAACCATACTAAGGTATAAAACCCATACCGGTAAAATTTTCAATACACCTCCTACCTTCAATGTCTATATGGTCAACCTTGTACTTGACTGGATAGAACAAAAAGGCGGCCTTTCCTATTTTGAGAGCTTTTCACAGAAAAAGGCCTCACTCCTCTATGGAGAGATTGACAAGGATGACTTTTACCGCGGAGCTGTCGAAAAAGAGTCCCGCTCGCTGATGAATGCTACATACAGACTGCCAAGTGAAGAGCTTGAACAGAAATTTCTGAGCGAAGCCGCTGAAAACGGTCTGGTAGCCCTCAAGGGACACAGAAGTGTGGGCGGTATTCGTGCCAGCATGTATAATGCCATGCCTATGGAAAGCGTAGAAGCGCTGGTAAGCTTTATGCAGGAGTTTCGCGATAAAAACGGGTAG
- a CDS encoding phytoene desaturase has translation MKKKVIVIGSGFGGLATASRLLSNGFDVELFEKRDKLGGRAYVYEIDGFTFDGGPTVITAPFLFDEIFEAAGKKRSDYVEFVPCDPFYRIFNDEGRKFDYNGDHEFVLSEIEKWNPADKEGYTKFLQTTKAIFDKGFTELADKPFLSIWDMLKVAPDLIKLQSYKSVYSYASQFIENDFLRKCFSFHPLLVGGNPFQTTSIYAMIHYLEREWGVHYAMGGTGAIVKAMEKLILEQGGKIHKSAEVDQILIENGTAKGIRLKDGTEHKTDKIVSNADVAFTYRHMIPESKRRKYTNRKIERTKYSMSLFVIYFGTKKRYLDSELEHHNIILGERYKGLLEDIFNKKELAEDFSLYLHMPTKRDPSLAPEGHEAFYVLSPVPHLDSGTDWTQQAKHYRDAIMNFLEDNYLPGLQENIVTEHHIDPLHFQNTLNSYKGSAFSVEPILTQSAWFRPHNRSEDVEDLYFVGAGTHPGAGLPGVLSSAKIAENLICEEI, from the coding sequence ATGAAGAAAAAAGTAATTGTTATTGGCAGTGGTTTTGGCGGACTTGCAACAGCATCGCGACTGCTCTCTAATGGATTTGACGTGGAGCTGTTTGAAAAACGCGACAAGCTTGGTGGACGCGCCTACGTCTATGAAATTGACGGCTTTACATTTGACGGTGGTCCAACAGTTATTACCGCCCCTTTTCTTTTTGATGAAATATTTGAGGCTGCAGGCAAAAAACGAAGTGATTATGTAGAATTCGTACCCTGTGATCCCTTTTACCGAATTTTCAATGATGAGGGAAGAAAATTCGACTATAACGGCGATCATGAGTTTGTATTGAGTGAAATTGAGAAATGGAATCCGGCTGACAAGGAAGGATATACCAAATTCCTGCAGACGACCAAAGCGATTTTTGATAAAGGCTTTACGGAACTGGCCGACAAACCTTTTCTCAGCATATGGGATATGCTGAAGGTAGCTCCTGACCTTATCAAGCTTCAATCGTATAAATCGGTTTATTCGTATGCTTCCCAGTTTATCGAAAATGATTTCCTAAGAAAGTGTTTCTCTTTTCATCCCCTTTTGGTTGGCGGGAACCCCTTTCAGACCACTTCCATCTATGCAATGATTCACTACCTGGAACGTGAGTGGGGCGTGCATTATGCCATGGGAGGCACCGGTGCCATCGTTAAGGCTATGGAGAAACTCATCCTGGAGCAGGGCGGGAAGATTCATAAAAGTGCAGAAGTAGATCAAATTCTCATCGAAAACGGTACGGCAAAAGGGATTCGCCTTAAGGACGGTACAGAACATAAGACTGACAAGATAGTATCCAATGCCGATGTTGCCTTCACCTACCGGCATATGATTCCAGAGAGCAAGCGCCGGAAATACACCAACAGGAAGATTGAGCGGACCAAATACAGCATGTCGCTCTTTGTAATTTATTTCGGAACCAAGAAACGCTACCTCGACTCAGAACTGGAACATCATAACATTATTCTGGGCGAACGCTACAAAGGTTTATTGGAAGATATTTTTAACAAGAAAGAGCTGGCAGAGGACTTCTCACTGTACCTGCACATGCCTACCAAGAGGGATCCCTCGCTGGCACCGGAAGGTCACGAAGCATTTTATGTGCTGTCACCGGTACCCCACCTCGATAGCGGTACCGACTGGACGCAACAGGCCAAGCACTACCGTGATGCCATTATGAATTTTCTGGAAGACAACTATCTCCCCGGTCTTCAGGAAAATATTGTTACCGAACACCATATCGATCCGCTCCATTTTCAGAATACCCTCAATAGTTATAAGGGATCGGCATTCTCTGTAGAACCGATCCTGACCCAGTCAGCCTGGTTCCGCCCTCATAACCGATCCGAGGATGTAGAAGATCTCTATTTTGTTGGAGCAGGAACGCATCCCGGCGCCGGACTGCCCGGTGTACTCTCCTCAGCAAAAATTGCCGAAAATTTGATTTGTGAGGAGATCTGA
- a CDS encoding efflux RND transporter periplasmic adaptor subunit, producing the protein MKYFSISILLGSLIILQACGGNSESNPFQRGGQGQQATSVETITVESADISRQIRSFGNIKAQDIVQVTPQVTNRITQIYADLGDTVNQGERLAKIYDVPFEDQYQQALATLEQSRASFQRDSLQFERQKTLYDRDLISSTEFDNARATYQNSKAQLQSSRANLTQSRENLENTVIRSPVFGVVLNRSVAEGDLASTGQVAYEIANLTGYETRVYLPLEEWQAADVGQPVTFRLSNQRESSARGRVSRISPRLDPTTGLGEVVITLTERGNSIFQGVLVEAIINVETREQAVVIPRSALVENVQTLIEPESNTIQLNRTYSVFVVQDDSLALKRDLQLGIEQGDRVEVASGLQAGDQIVVTGQNSLEDSSKVRIATGSPFRESPEVPIENAENLSSEGSEQMQNASADTSSTNTND; encoded by the coding sequence GTGAAATATTTTTCAATAAGTATTCTTTTAGGGTCTTTAATCATATTGCAGGCATGCGGGGGCAATTCAGAGTCGAATCCTTTTCAAAGAGGAGGTCAAGGGCAACAGGCTACGAGTGTTGAAACCATCACTGTTGAAAGTGCTGACATATCCCGCCAAATTCGATCTTTCGGTAACATAAAGGCGCAGGATATTGTACAAGTCACACCCCAGGTTACCAATCGAATTACACAAATTTATGCCGATCTCGGTGATACGGTGAACCAGGGAGAACGACTGGCAAAAATTTATGACGTACCGTTCGAAGATCAGTACCAACAGGCACTGGCTACCCTGGAGCAGAGCCGGGCTTCATTTCAACGTGACAGCCTTCAGTTCGAACGTCAGAAAACACTGTATGATCGTGACCTGATCAGCTCAACTGAGTTTGACAATGCCAGGGCAACCTACCAGAATAGCAAAGCCCAGCTGCAGTCTTCGCGGGCAAATCTTACACAAAGTCGTGAGAACCTGGAGAACACTGTCATTCGATCGCCGGTCTTTGGTGTAGTGTTGAACCGAAGTGTGGCCGAAGGTGATCTGGCTTCAACAGGACAGGTGGCCTACGAAATCGCCAACCTCACGGGTTATGAAACGAGAGTGTACCTGCCGCTGGAAGAGTGGCAAGCTGCTGATGTTGGTCAACCCGTTACCTTTCGGCTTTCCAACCAAAGAGAAAGTTCTGCCCGGGGAAGAGTCTCCAGAATAAGTCCGAGGCTAGATCCCACTACGGGATTGGGCGAGGTGGTAATCACACTCACCGAAAGAGGGAACTCCATTTTCCAGGGAGTGCTGGTAGAAGCCATTATCAATGTTGAAACCCGTGAACAGGCTGTTGTGATACCTCGCTCTGCCCTTGTTGAGAATGTTCAAACCCTCATTGAACCGGAATCGAACACCATTCAGCTGAACCGCACCTATTCCGTTTTTGTCGTTCAGGATGATTCCTTAGCCCTCAAACGTGATCTTCAGCTCGGTATTGAACAAGGAGACAGGGTTGAGGTCGCAAGCGGACTTCAGGCAGGTGACCAGATTGTAGTGACCGGTCAGAATAGTCTGGAAGACAGTTCCAAGGTGCGCATCGCAACGGGCAGTCCGTTTCGTGAATCACCGGAGGTCCCGATTGAGAATGCCGAGAATCTCAGCAGTGAAGGGTCCGAGCAAATGCAAAACGCATCCGCCGACACAAGCTCAACGAATACAAACGACTAG
- a CDS encoding gamma-glutamylcyclotransferase family protein, with the protein MAATKELLFTYGTLRKGESNPMQRYLENNAEWIAKATFQGKLYFADGHPAATPTTDENSQILGDLFEFDESSGLLQELDRYEAYRPANPEKSLYLRKKRKVSLKESNEICDAWIYIYNRPVDNATPIPSGDYAQFSKG; encoded by the coding sequence ATGGCGGCTACCAAAGAACTCTTATTTACCTACGGAACTTTGCGCAAAGGAGAATCAAATCCCATGCAGCGTTACCTCGAAAATAACGCCGAATGGATTGCCAAGGCTACGTTTCAGGGCAAACTCTATTTTGCTGACGGACATCCTGCCGCTACCCCCACCACCGATGAGAATAGTCAGATATTAGGAGATCTGTTTGAATTTGATGAAAGTTCCGGTCTGCTTCAGGAACTGGACCGATACGAAGCATATCGACCCGCAAATCCGGAAAAAAGTCTTTATCTGCGCAAAAAAAGAAAGGTAAGTCTGAAAGAAAGCAATGAGATTTGTGACGCATGGATCTACATTTACAATCGCCCTGTCGATAATGCGACACCTATACCTTCCGGTGATTATGCACAATTTAGTAAGGGGTAA
- a CDS encoding rhomboid family intramembrane serine protease — protein sequence MPELDPNTSVTFYLIVINVIVSLLALYVYPPLLEIGYLKPVRVVRQNTWYELITSGFLHANIGHLFVNMFTLYFFGSVMERVLGSGYFLGLYLTGLIVAGIPSVIKFKNNESYATLGASGAVGAVLFAFIFLFPLENIYLMLIPIPIPAFVFAILYLAYSMYESKQERGKINHEAHLAGAIWGMVYLLIFVPNTIDHILTVFGLL from the coding sequence ATGCCCGAACTGGATCCAAATACTTCCGTAACCTTTTACCTGATCGTCATAAATGTGATAGTTTCATTACTGGCACTTTATGTCTATCCGCCGCTTCTTGAAATCGGTTATCTGAAGCCGGTACGTGTGGTGCGTCAAAACACCTGGTACGAGCTGATCACTTCAGGATTTCTCCATGCCAACATCGGACACCTCTTTGTAAATATGTTTACCCTCTATTTTTTCGGAAGTGTGATGGAGCGCGTCCTAGGTTCGGGTTATTTTCTCGGACTTTATCTGACCGGGCTTATTGTGGCAGGCATACCTTCAGTAATTAAATTTAAAAATAACGAGAGCTATGCCACTCTTGGGGCTTCCGGCGCAGTAGGAGCTGTTCTATTTGCTTTTATTTTTCTCTTTCCGCTGGAAAATATTTACCTGATGCTCATACCCATACCTATCCCGGCTTTTGTCTTTGCCATTTTATACCTGGCCTACAGCATGTACGAAAGTAAGCAGGAACGCGGTAAGATAAACCATGAGGCCCACCTTGCCGGCGCCATTTGGGGGATGGTCTATCTGTTGATCTTTGTGCCGAATACCATCGACCATATCCTCACTGTTTTCGGTCTGCTCTAA
- the fsa gene encoding fructose-6-phosphate aldolase has translation MKFFIDTADLEEIEEANNLGVLDGVTTNPSLCAKIGVADFEGHIAKICDMVEGDVSAEVVSTVYDDIMPEARNLAAIADNVVVKVPLIKDGIKAIKALSDEGIRTNCTLCFSATQALIAAKAGATYISPFIGRLDDISEDGMQLIADVVQIYDNYGFETEVLAASIRHPMHVLESARMGADVATMPLKVIDQLLHHPLTDSGLERFLADWDKLQEEIKTPAE, from the coding sequence ATGAAATTTTTTATCGACACGGCCGACCTTGAAGAAATTGAAGAAGCGAACAATTTAGGGGTTCTTGACGGGGTAACAACGAATCCCAGTTTATGTGCGAAAATTGGGGTCGCAGACTTTGAAGGTCATATTGCCAAGATATGTGATATGGTTGAGGGTGATGTTTCTGCAGAAGTGGTATCGACTGTTTATGACGATATTATGCCGGAGGCGCGCAATCTCGCTGCCATCGCCGATAATGTCGTTGTAAAGGTGCCTTTGATTAAGGATGGCATCAAAGCAATAAAGGCGCTTTCCGATGAAGGCATTCGTACCAACTGTACGCTCTGCTTCTCAGCGACCCAGGCATTGATTGCGGCAAAAGCAGGTGCCACATATATCTCACCGTTTATTGGTCGTTTAGACGATATTTCAGAAGACGGTATGCAACTGATCGCTGATGTCGTTCAAATCTATGATAACTATGGATTCGAGACCGAAGTACTGGCAGCCAGCATCCGCCATCCAATGCATGTGCTTGAATCAGCACGCATGGGCGCCGATGTAGCAACCATGCCACTTAAAGTAATTGACCAGCTGCTGCATCACCCGCTTACTGACAGCGGACTCGAACGTTTTCTTGCTGACTGGGACAAGCTACAGGAGGAGATTAAGACTCCGGCTGAATAG
- a CDS encoding septal ring lytic transglycosylase RlpA family protein, which translates to MQRTLYPIILIALISLALTSCGTTERVSKPVTYPDAGAGEVIEEGVASWYGPNFHGKLTANGERYDMYGLTAAHRTLPFNTLLRVENKDNGESVVVRVNDRGPFAKNRIIDLSRKAAETIDMIGNGTAPVRLVLLEGDLENSRTTDLKTATYTVQLGSFESEAGAFELSRKIKGSRVERIPLNNQTVYRVYYGVYVDKDEAQRNLQDLRNEGFSGYVKQIEND; encoded by the coding sequence GTGCAGCGCACCTTATATCCCATAATACTGATCGCCCTGATTTCATTGGCGCTTACCTCCTGCGGAACCACCGAAAGAGTTTCAAAACCGGTAACCTATCCTGACGCCGGAGCCGGTGAAGTCATCGAAGAAGGAGTAGCAAGTTGGTACGGACCGAACTTTCACGGAAAACTGACCGCCAATGGCGAAAGATACGATATGTACGGGCTGACAGCTGCCCATCGCACCCTTCCTTTCAATACCCTGCTGCGAGTAGAAAATAAGGATAACGGTGAATCGGTAGTTGTTCGAGTTAACGACCGAGGGCCTTTCGCAAAAAATAGAATTATCGACCTTTCCAGAAAAGCTGCTGAAACGATTGACATGATAGGAAACGGAACTGCACCCGTGAGGCTGGTTTTGCTTGAGGGAGACCTGGAAAATTCACGTACCACTGATCTTAAGACTGCAACCTATACCGTACAGCTTGGTTCATTCGAATCAGAGGCCGGTGCTTTTGAACTGTCCAGAAAGATCAAAGGGTCGCGTGTTGAACGAATTCCACTCAACAACCAAACGGTTTACCGCGTATATTACGGTGTCTATGTTGACAAAGATGAAGCCCAGAGAAATCTTCAGGATTTACGCAACGAGGGATTTAGCGGCTATGTGAAACAGATAGAGAATGATTAA
- a CDS encoding amidase: MKAVKLFLLMLVIGFTACQQTSKYKQLDLEEVTINELMENYENGTYSIADVTEAYLQRIEEIDKNGPALNSMIYINPDAMETARMLDEELQEGTKRGPLHGIPIVLKDNIDTYDMPTTAGARVLEGSIPPDDAFITKKLRDAGAIILGKANLSEWANFHSSFSSSGWSGLGGQTHNPYDVTRNPCGSSSGPGAAPSANLAVFGIGTETNGSITCPSSANGLVGIKPTVGLLSRSGIIPISFTQDTPGPMARNVTDAAIALGTMVGVDEDDSKTAASEGNYHTDYTQFLNEDGLEGKRIGFWKGPLDNHHRVDTLMYETVRLLEDRGATIVELEQISEENVGGDSFQVLLYEFKDGLNNYFESLGDDAPVETMEELVKVTLADSVEMRYFDHDLLITASEKGDLESEEYTEALERMMNYTREEGIDKVMDENNLDAIVSPTGGPAWKTDLTNGDNFSVSSSSPAARAGYPNITVPMGYIDGLPIGVSFFGRAWSEPELIEIAYAFEQITQARKAPGFKNAE; encoded by the coding sequence ATGAAAGCCGTCAAACTTTTTCTGCTGATGCTGGTAATAGGCTTTACGGCATGCCAGCAAACTTCCAAATACAAGCAACTGGACCTTGAAGAGGTTACCATCAATGAGCTGATGGAGAATTATGAAAATGGAACATACAGCATTGCCGATGTAACGGAAGCTTATTTGCAGCGGATTGAAGAAATTGATAAAAACGGTCCTGCCTTAAATTCCATGATTTATATCAATCCCGATGCTATGGAGACGGCGCGAATGCTTGATGAGGAATTGCAGGAGGGTACCAAACGAGGACCGCTGCATGGAATTCCAATCGTGCTGAAGGATAATATTGATACTTATGACATGCCCACTACCGCGGGTGCACGTGTACTGGAGGGTTCTATACCGCCGGATGACGCATTTATTACCAAAAAATTACGCGATGCGGGCGCAATTATACTTGGCAAGGCAAACCTGAGTGAATGGGCCAATTTTCACAGTAGTTTTTCCTCCAGCGGCTGGAGCGGCCTGGGAGGTCAAACCCATAATCCCTACGATGTCACCCGAAATCCTTGCGGTTCCAGTTCCGGTCCGGGAGCGGCACCTTCTGCAAACCTGGCCGTATTCGGCATAGGTACTGAGACCAACGGGTCAATCACCTGCCCTTCCTCTGCAAATGGACTGGTCGGCATTAAACCTACCGTTGGTTTACTAAGCCGCAGCGGCATCATCCCAATATCTTTTACTCAGGATACACCCGGACCGATGGCCCGAAACGTAACCGACGCTGCCATTGCGCTGGGAACTATGGTAGGCGTGGATGAAGATGATTCCAAAACAGCAGCAAGTGAAGGTAATTACCATACCGACTATACCCAATTCTTAAATGAAGATGGGCTGGAAGGAAAACGCATTGGTTTTTGGAAGGGTCCATTGGACAATCACCACCGGGTGGATACGCTGATGTATGAAACCGTTCGTTTACTGGAAGATCGCGGAGCGACCATTGTGGAACTTGAACAAATTTCCGAAGAAAATGTAGGCGGCGATTCTTTCCAGGTACTACTTTATGAGTTCAAGGATGGGCTTAATAACTATTTTGAATCTTTAGGTGATGATGCCCCGGTTGAAACTATGGAAGAACTGGTGAAAGTAACCCTTGCTGATTCCGTGGAGATGCGCTATTTCGACCACGATCTGCTCATAACTGCCAGTGAAAAGGGTGACCTTGAATCCGAAGAGTATACTGAGGCACTGGAGCGTATGATGAATTACACACGCGAAGAAGGGATTGACAAAGTTATGGACGAAAATAACCTGGATGCCATTGTTAGTCCTACCGGCGGACCCGCGTGGAAAACAGACCTTACCAATGGTGATAACTTTTCGGTATCCTCCAGCTCACCGGCAGCCCGTGCCGGATACCCGAATATTACCGTGCCCATGGGTTACATAGACGGATTACCGATAGGTGTATCATTTTTCGGAAGAGCCTGGAGCGAACCGGAACTCATAGAGATAGCCTATGCATTTGAACAGATAACCCAGGCACGCAAAGCACCCGGGTTTAAAAATGCAGAATAA